A genomic region of Magnolia sinica isolate HGM2019 chromosome 6, MsV1, whole genome shotgun sequence contains the following coding sequences:
- the LOC131248436 gene encoding homeobox-leucine zipper protein HOX32-like, whose amino-acid sequence MDFEDGLGFCRCCEKRRKEASRLQTVNRKLTAMNKLLMEVNDHLQKQVSQLVYENGYMRQQLQNASVATTDTSCESVVTTPTKGSAKMTEPSKVIHV is encoded by the exons ATGGATTTTGAAGATGGTCTTGGTTTTTGCAGGTGCTGCGAGAAGCGGAGGAAAGAGGCTTCTAGACTTCAGACTGTTAACAGGAAACTGACAGCTATGAACAAGCTGTTGATGGAGGTAAATGATCACCTGCAGAAACAGGTCTCACAGCTGGTTTATGAGAACGGGTACATGCGGCAGCAACTGCAAAAT GCTTCTGTAGCCACTACAGACACAAGTTGCGAGTCTGTGGTTACCACTCCTACAaag GGTTCTGCTAAGATGACAGAGCCTTCTAAGGTTATTCATGTCTGA